In Bombus huntii isolate Logan2020A chromosome 11, iyBomHunt1.1, whole genome shotgun sequence, the sequence TTCAACAAATCTGGCAATCACGCGTAGAAATTTTCATAAGAGCTTCAAAAAGTATTACGGTATAGTCACAATAGCAACATTTAACGAACTTTGCTTCAGAGTTATATTATTCCAGCGAAAAATcgcataataaaaataaaatatcgaaataatttttggAAAGTATCTTTACGATATTTCTCTAGAGGATTGCGCAATGAATAAAATccaaattgtttaaaaaagaaaaaggaagcaaaagaagaaatacAGCAAAAGTCAGGGAAAACTAAATCAATGAACATATTCGTTTGCAGAGCAACGAAAAGGAGGCATCGTGGTCGCAAAATTCCCCTAGTCAGGCGAGATTTCGATGACTCTTCAGACGAGGTAGTGTCGTTGCACGATCGACAGCTACGTTCGATAGAATTTTACGACATGGAGCATAAACCAAAGTATTCGGCAAACAAACGCGGCACCACAAGACATAGATTTTCCAGTAGGACACGAAGAGCCGCGACAGCACGCAAGGAACGTGTATGGGATCACGGAGTGATCCCGTACGAGATCGATGGAAATTTTTCCGGTGCTCACAAAGCCCTGTTCAAACAAGCCATGAGGCATTGGGAGAATTTCACTTGCGTCAAATTCGTCGAAAGGCTTCCTCAAGAGCATCCTAATTACATACTGTTCACGGAAAGGCCGTGTGGGTGAGTTTATTCATTCATagataagaaaagaaagaatatttaaatactgGTTTTCCGAAGAAACTCATTTTCCATAGCACGTAGCAACTTTGATATTCTATCGTTGTAATAGTTTCGGTTCGTCagaaaattacatatttttctatagTTTCTTGCGTAGCAAGAGAATGTGATGGAGAAGATAGTATCTTTCGATGTATATCGATCTACGATTCATTTGCAGAATCTTTTTCATTTCGCTTTTGAAATAACTTCACAGATGTTGCTCGTTCGTCGGGAAACGAGGAAACGGTCCGCAGGCGATAAGTATCGGGAAGAATTGCGACAAGTTCGGAATAGTGGTTCACGAGTTGGGCCACGTGGTTGGCTTTTGGCACGAGCACACGAGACCCGATCGCGATCGTCATGTACAGATTATCCGTGACAATATCATGTCTggtaagtgaaatttttccaccGCCGTCACCTCTCTTCCTCCATATATTCCAACaaagtatagttcaaataaaGCCAAGTTACAAAAACAAACTATTCTATTTTCATACCTACCTAAGATCCCATACACGCTAAGGATGTTTCATTCTAACCATTAAAGGAACGTATAAACGTACTTTAACGATATCGAATCACAGCAGCGTCGTTTCGCGAACACTCTGACGTCGTTACCAGCCTCCGATGTTTGGTGAACGTGAGAAGGATCCCGCACGAGGGGCATGGCTTTTTGGTACGTGCTTGACTCTCGATTCCGTTTCAGCTAGGAAATGGCCGTGGCGCGGCTTTACCTTCGCGAATAGGCGAATAGATATCCGTTTTAGATTAATGGACCAATTTGGCAACGGGGTGCCTGGCAAATCTCACCAATCATTAGCGATGACAACTAATCGAGGGCCGgtattctaatatttacaCACGATGTGACAGTCCCTGAACGGGTGATCGCATCCCGATTAATGGATACTCATAACAGGAATGGTAACGAGCTGTTTAATTAGCGAGACCCAGCACCATCTGTTTAGGCGGTGAAATTACACCTTCGGTCACGCAAGCTCGCCTCGGCTCGACAAAATCGCGCGAGGAACGCGCGTGCCGTTGTTGTGGTTTCGTTAAGGTTACTGATCCATTTTCGATGATCAAACAAAGATCGAAACACCGGCTGCAACCTATACGATCGAATAACACTCGAGACTCCGTCGAAACGTGGAATATCGTCGGCGCGACGTTGCCAGACTTTGTGTATACCGAAAACGATTGACAATGTCGAATGCCGCTTTGGAAGCAACTGGATAGTCGATGAAATCGACCAGCTTTGTTTCTTCGATGGCACGTCGAGTTACCAACTACAGTTACACAGAGACAGTTATCTGACGCTAGTTCCCGATGCTGTAAGCGTCAGATGTTTGTCGATTCGAAGTGGTCAATTTGGATCTCGGTTGACGATCCTGACCTCGTATTTCGAATGTTTGCGTGCACGTACGATATAATGCGCGATTATACGTCAGACATGCGAGAGCGTACGAACGTTAGAGATTAGTCTGTATCGATTTGCGTGCGTATATTGCATTAACCATCGTTTAatggaattttaaaaaattctttgtaGGTCAGGAGTACAACTTCAATAAACTGACAGAGGAGGAAGTGAATTCACTTGGTTTGCCGTACGATTACGATTCCATTATGCACTACGCGAAGAACACGTTCTCGAGAGGGACGTACTTAGACACGATTTTACCAATGGAAATTCATGGCAAGAAGCGGCCTGAGATTGGTCAGAGACTTCGACTCAGCGAGGGGGATATCGCTCAGACGAACCTTCTTTACAGATGCTACAGTAAGTTAATAAAGATACTAGTCATTTTTGCAATTACTGGAAACGTATCAGGATGCTTTTACCACAGCATTGATTGTAATTATCGATAtagcatattttttttttttttttttttagtatattACAGAGACCAGTATTTTCAGCGAAACAATTTACCATTAGCTATGAGCTTTTGAGTAAATATCTtctaatttgtattttcacaGAATGTGGCAGGACGTTTCAAGAAAACAGTGGGAGTTTCGGATCACCGATCTTGGATCATCCGAACAGGTCACCGCCAGTGGAGGGCGAACGATGCGAATGGAGAATCACGGCAACCCACGGCGAACGAATAGTCTTGAACATCACGTCGCTCGATATATTTAAGAGCAATTTTTGTCGCAGCGACTACTTGGAGATCAGAGACGGATACTGGTTCAAAAGCAACGTGCTGGGTAAGTAGAACGCGTGATAACGAAGCCAAAACACAAAATTTATACTTATCCCCGGTCCGACTGTATCGCGGGTATATATCACGAATATTGCATTCACCACGGCTAAGGAAATTCCTGCTGGCCTTATTTCGACGTTTCTATAGAAAATCCTGTTTACGAATATATCcactatttcttctttttgcaTGGCAATAATTAACGGGCAGAAAATGATGTTTCTAGAACAAAGAATACGATAGCaggtttcgttcgaaatagtAATTTATCGAAGGATTTAGTTTGTCAACGTTATATAAGATTTGTATAATCCTTTATGGTCCTGCACACGGTCAATATGAATATCGTATTTTACTTGATTGGATTTCGGGTTTTAAGGTGATCCCGATATGCCGCTATTCGCAGAGGGAGAGACACATCGTAGAACTAGGTTTATGGAATAACCGATGTTTCAATATTATCGTACACGATTATTCTCGTGGTTATTATCGAGTTCAATGAATTCTACGAAATTGACGAAGATCTAACAACAAATATAGAGCACTGGATTAACCATCGTAATTCTCAGCCCTCCATttcgaaaaatcgaaaaatcATTCGAACGCAATATCAGAATACAAGTCGATGCCTCGAGTATATTCATCGAGACTCTCGTAACAACAATTTAATCGCAACACAGGTCGATACTGCGGAAGCGGAAAGATCCACGAACCGGTGGTTTCGACCGGAAGTCGAATGCTGGTTACATATGTGACGTCGAACCATCAGACGGGACATCGTGGGTTTACTGCGAGCTACGAGGCTGTGTGTGGCGGTGAAATCGAGGTGGAAGACACAGGCCATTTGGAATCGCCTAACTACCCGGAGGGCTATCAGTCGAGCAAGGAGTGCGTCTGGAAGTTGTCCGTTCCGCAGAACTTCCAAGTGGCGCTGAAGTTTCAATCGTTCGAGATCGAAAACCACGACAACTGCGTGTACGACTACGTGGAGGTGCGGGACGGTCATAACGCGGACTCGCCATTGATCGGGGTTTACTGCGGTTACAAGATACCGCCGGACATTAAGTCCACCGGTAACAAACTTCTGGTGAAGTTCGTTAGCGACGGGTCCGTACAGAAGGCTGGGTTCTCGGCCACGTTCATGAAAGGTACGCTCCAGTTTTACGTTCCATCGAGTTTCAATGGCTGTCGATTGGATTTGCTTTATCCTTTTATCTTATACCAGTAATCTTTGGCTAAGGTATCTTCGTGGTAGTAGATGAATTTTGACAGAGATTCATCGAAGCGTGAATTAAAGAGAATATAGAATAGAGCGAATTTTTCCAAATCGATCGAAGAGAGTTTAATTGATGCTTTCggtacattttttttttttttttttttttttttttagaattcGACGAGTGTGTTTTGATCGAGCACGGCTGCGAACATAATTGCATCAATACTTTGGGTGGATTCGAATGTTCCTGTAAACCTGGCTACGAATTACATTCCGATGGAAAACACTGTGAAGGTATATtgtagaaaatattgaaaaattcttcttccttttatttACTCTCTTTAGAATTATTTGAGTGCCAGCAGATTAGAATTCCGGTGTATCTCTTTACGCCAGTTGATGTACACTTATGTCCGTCAGATGCCTGTGGCGGAGTATTCGAGGACAGTAACGGAACTATCACGAGCCCCTCGTTTCCGGTAACTTACCCGGGAAACAAGGATTGTGTCTGGGAAATCATAGCTCCGCCTCAATATCGTATCACGCTGAATTTCACGCACTTCGATCTAGAAGGCAATAATGCTCGTCAACAGGATTGCGAATACGATTCTGTGGAAGTAAGCAGCAAGCTCGGAGACGATCTTTTGAGAAAACATGGTATTTTTTGCGGTTCCAGACTACCGTCGTTGATTACCTCGGAGGGAAACTCTTTAAGAGTGACATTCACGTCTGATAATAGGTAAATCActtaaattttgttattagctggtttataaattttaaaggaACTCTAACTTAgcaaaatatattcttttctgatattctctctctctctctctctctctctctctctctctctctctttctctctctctgcgATTACAGTATTCAAAAAACTGGTTTCGCCGCCGTCTTCTTCACGGACATGGACGAATGCGCGAACAACAACGGTGGTTGTCAACACGAGTGCAGGAACACGATAGGATCTTATCAATGTTCGTGTCACAATGGTTTTACGCTTCACGAAAATGGCCATGACTGCAAGGAGGGCGGTTGCAAGTATGAAATTGTCGCACCCATGGGTACTATAACATCGCCAAACTATCCAGACTATTATCCCGGCCTTAAGGATTGCGTCTGGCACTTTGTTACCAAACCAGGACATCGTATTAAATTAGTTAGTATCTAAGAatcgttttataattttactaactagaattttatttaattgcgcgaaaatttataaatttgatgCGATTTCGAAATCATCCAGGTTTTCAAAGTCTTCGAGATGGAATCCCATCAAGAATGCAATTACGATCATATCGCTATTTACGACGGCGATTCACCGGATAGTCACGTTCTGGGGAAATTTTGCGGTACCAAAGAGCCGCATCCAATCCTCGCAACTGGGAATCAAATGTATATGGTATTTAAGAGCGATGCTTCCGTCCAAAGGAAAGGTTTCCTTGCGACTCACAGTACAGGTAAGAGTGCCATCAATTTAAACGAAGTAATCGCACTTTCGTTATTAAGAATGTGACTTACTTCTGTAAGATTTCCACCATAACATCAATCTTGCCTTTAAAAGCACGACCTCTTTCGTGCTTCGCGCgatttttcataaaatctCGTACGACTATCAGAATCGCACGAGAAATATCAGAAAAATGTTGTGCTTGAGTGAATTTTCTGTTtcaatgaaaaaaatgtacaagcgtgcgtgatatatatttccatTAAGAAACAATCCAAATCTAcagaattatattaaaaattccgAAAAAGACAGATGTCAGTGTTAATAATCGATCGAAGTCAATAAATGAAAGTATCGAGGTGTACTGTGCTTTCCGAAGTATCTGAAGCGATTCATTTTACGTCTGCGATAGTATCGAGTAATTTAAGATGTTAGGTACAATTTCGTTCACCTAATTTCGTTCTACAGCTTGCGGTGGCCACTTGATTGCCACGACTGAAGTAAAGCATTTGTACTCTCATGCGAAGTACGGCACCCACAATTACGATCACAGGACCGATTGCGATTGGGCGATCGAGGCACCACCTGGCAAAAACGTACATCTCACGTTTGTCACGTTCCAATTGGAATCAGAGAGCGACTGCAATTACGATTTCGTCGAAGTTTATTCCGGTTTAGATACGTCTGGTCTTCTGTATGGGCGATATTGTGGAAACAGCGTAAGTCTTATCTTCTGGTTCGAATGAAAAGTAAAGTTCGCTTTTACGTATCGATGCTTGAACACAGTCCAGCCATTTGTATCgacattgaattttaatatgcAATTCATTTATTTCAGAATACCACCGACTTCATATCGATAAACGAGGCATTGCTGGTAAGGTTCAGAACGGACGACACGATATCGAACAAAGGTTTTATGGCGCTATTCGTTGCGGTTGATCGTCAAGACAGCGGAGAAAATTACGGAGGTTCGGAGGACGAAGATGCGGACGAGGAGAATCTCTGATCCGTGACAGGCCTCGCCAATCGACTGGGCTACGGATTCCACATTGGTTCGCTCTTGCAGAATAACGAACAAGGTGAAGGCGAGTAATGTCTAATTACTCGTGCGTAAACGTTTCAAACGTTTCGATGGAGTCCACGTAGTCCTTGTAAAACGTGAATCTTGCTCGATCGTCGAGGCCGTGAATCTTATTCTTCTGACGAATTATACGTTCGAAGGAGGCGAATCGATCGAATATCGACCGACagtatcgatccttttggaCTTAAAGATTTGTATTTAACGATTAACGGGTGAACGAAGAAAACATTGCCCAGAGTTAATCCCAAGTGTCTCGCATCAAGGATAATTTATTCCGTCAGCGATGGCGTTAGTTAACGGCTTAACCATTTGGAGTAGCGATGTAACGACCCTGAAATTCGGCCTAGGGTCAAGGCCAATCGTGCCATTGTATGTTTAGGTAGAGCGCATTATACTGTTAACTACTATGAATTGTCAAACCCAGTGAGAAACAGCAGGTTCAAGAAGGAAGGCGAAACAACACGCGATTTAGTGTTGCCAAAGtgattttctaatatttaatcGAACAGTATCTTTATCGGTGTTCGGAATTATTCTAAGTAATCGATATGAATACAATAAGAAGGCATAAAGGAAAAGTTTACGAGAGGAACAAACGTAATCCAGAATTATAGTCGACGTTGTTCTTTCAAGCACTGCCCTATACCAAACGATTCGATCACGTTGAAAGATCACTTTTTTCTCGACTATGTACGAttctttcgaattttcttctttccattTTCACTATTTCcctatttttaaataaaaaatatacttttcgAAGCGTTTTGTTCAAATGTACGCGGATAAACGGTTCTAATGTCGCTACGCAAGAATATCGAACGAAACCGAGCGTGTTTCGAATCgaacgaaaggaagaaaatatgaCGAGAAGTTTTTCGCTCGAATCTGTTCGATGGAAACCTTCCATACAACTCGTGCAAATACTTGGAATAATCTAGATATAAATTTAGACATAGCGCTGATCAATCTTGAAAAATCAGCGATAGAAATTTTACGGCGAATCTCTCGAGCGGCCGGTTTCGATTGAAACTGATCGACGTTTCCGCGAGGATTTCGCCGAGCGTTTATTGTACATAGATAAAAGTTTAGATGTAGACGTCGTGCCGTTTTATATCGTAGTCATAGGATCGAcgacaaaaaataaaatgtctCGCTATCGTGTGAATTGATAGATTTCTGACGGTTCTCAGGCTCTGTACTTTCGTCTGCGTTTCATAAcgagatatttaaaaataattgtaataatgcACGCAGTAATTTGTTGAGGAATGAAATTATTCCGACGATACCAATCGACAGATCTATAGACGTACGTTAAATTAATGAACTAGACAATAGTATCTGATACAAATGTCATTGGTACCCCAAGAAAGTACAGCTAGAACAACTAGATAtctttaatcattttttcgtAGATATCGATACTGGAGTTGCGATACGAGTATTGAACACTTCATATTAAACTTACAGCTAAATGGCGAGAAAACGTATTTTAAGATCGGGCACGTATCCTATCGAACTCATCGAAGTACTCGTGTTTTTGACAGAACGAAACGTTATCCTTTGTACACTGTGTATTGTTTAAGGAAAATGATATTGTGCAAAAGATTATTCTGTAATTGTCAAAAAGAAAACGTTGTTCGAGTAACGATATTCTGAAATTTCCAAACTTTTGGTCATTTTTCTACATGATTCACTGCCCGGTGTACAATTTTCACGATGGTGCACAgagatttaaaagaaaaaagacgatatatttttactttgatattattttttaaatgtatcgTACGATGAATATGGCTTATATTATTTCGAGCAATACCTTGTACGTGAATGCAAGCAACAAGATATACGACAAACTTTGAATTTCTTTTGCAAGTGTACATGATGTACGAGCGAGTACGCGCATAATGTTGATCtttcaaaaaagaaagaaagaacaatTCGTATGCCTAAAAACACACAGTATAGATAATAATACCTTTATCTATTATCTGACGATAAGAGCAATATTAAGCGCCGCGTCAAGTTCctttttgtaaattatatgtGATTTATTTGTTCTCAGAAATACACGTTATAGGCACTCTATATATTACTAAGCAAGTATATACAACTAATATATGCGTTTCttctattgaaaaataatcCTCTACCTACACGAATTCCTCTATCCTTCTATCACGCTTGTTCATTTTGCTAGCATTTGATAGCTAATGACATTGCTGTCGTATTAGATATTCTGACGAgtcagaaaataaaaaaagaatctaTCGCAAAAACTATTGATTATCAGGTATTATTCGATCCCGGCTAACGACCAAAGTATTTTGATTCGTAACCTAATGTCACTTTAATGATCAATAATTGACTATTATTAAATGTCACAAGTTCAGGATTAGTCACCGATAAATATGGTAACTCTGGTCATTAATGGAGAATACTGACTGTCAAAATGATTTCAGGTAAGTGttctttaataattttattccaaGTGAAAACCTTAATTTTGATAATTCTACTTATTTTTTTCGCTGTTTCATattaaaaacatataaaatttgaaaaaatgaaatcttAAAAAACTAATCGATCAAGCAGTTATTTGCGTGAATAGAAATGAGGTATAAGATAAAAAGCCTTGGATCACTGGCTTACTATATTTGGAGAACAAGATCTCTGCAAATACAAGGACAATAAGCGCGTGGTCGATATGTTACATCATTGTGCAGTTGTACCGGTATCGATTATGTTAATGTAGAAGATCAATTTCCGTGATCATATAtaaaaaaacaatattacTATAAGATACAGATTCATtttatataccatataataaTCAATAACATCGAGTATTAATTTATGAAGACGCTAATTGTTCAAACATTTCAGTCGCATAAAATTTCCCTGATTACAAACAACACGAGTTATACGttgttatttgaaattttatgcTTATATAATGCTTTAAAAATTGCTATTATGCTCTAAAAACATCAACAAAATCAGTTCAGAGTTCTCTCAGGGAACAAC encodes:
- the LOC126870973 gene encoding bone morphogenetic protein 1-like → MRLLPLLSILCLASRCADCRAVDADPGENENTVGRHRHKFTVEELLNTKFPRGISDDVDVDICKAGGFLGDIALPNIKYETEWRQQKLNKSYLEELEKYRDEVLKEGLQVEEEGLTEILQFKNEHDANEAHQENEEIVASQEKSEPIMVDRNQYSMDGELEGGFSFNARNEDARPGVRDEGVEFRLESTTPPTKKRHSARKQGREASQTASNVNATKSMEAFLRTSQELNAFPTTTENVNQIKTTNVENVEEVFTIQPESSTRNASKRRHRRHHRRRATKRRHRGRKIPLVRRDFDDSSDEVVSLHDRQLRSIEFYDMEHKPKYSANKRGTTRHRFSSRTRRAATARKERVWDHGVIPYEIDGNFSGAHKALFKQAMRHWENFTCVKFVERLPQEHPNYILFTERPCGCCSFVGKRGNGPQAISIGKNCDKFGIVVHELGHVVGFWHEHTRPDRDRHVQIIRDNIMSGQEYNFNKLTEEEVNSLGLPYDYDSIMHYAKNTFSRGTYLDTILPMEIHGKKRPEIGQRLRLSEGDIAQTNLLYRCYKCGRTFQENSGSFGSPILDHPNRSPPVEGERCEWRITATHGERIVLNITSLDIFKSNFCRSDYLEIRDGYWFKSNVLGRYCGSGKIHEPVVSTGSRMLVTYVTSNHQTGHRGFTASYEAVCGGEIEVEDTGHLESPNYPEGYQSSKECVWKLSVPQNFQVALKFQSFEIENHDNCVYDYVEVRDGHNADSPLIGVYCGYKIPPDIKSTGNKLLVKFVSDGSVQKAGFSATFMKEFDECVLIEHGCEHNCINTLGGFECSCKPGYELHSDGKHCEDACGGVFEDSNGTITSPSFPVTYPGNKDCVWEIIAPPQYRITLNFTHFDLEGNNARQQDCEYDSVEVSSKLGDDLLRKHGIFCGSRLPSLITSEGNSLRVTFTSDNSIQKTGFAAVFFTDMDECANNNGGCQHECRNTIGSYQCSCHNGFTLHENGHDCKEGGCKYEIVAPMGTITSPNYPDYYPGLKDCVWHFVTKPGHRIKLVFKVFEMESHQECNYDHIAIYDGDSPDSHVLGKFCGTKEPHPILATGNQMYMVFKSDASVQRKGFLATHSTACGGHLIATTEVKHLYSHAKYGTHNYDHRTDCDWAIEAPPGKNVHLTFVTFQLESESDCNYDFVEVYSGLDTSGLLYGRYCGNSNTTDFISINEALLVRFRTDDTISNKGFMALFVAVDRQDSGENYGGSEDEDADEENL